From the genome of Orcinus orca chromosome 5, mOrcOrc1.1, whole genome shotgun sequence, one region includes:
- the TM4SF19 gene encoding transmembrane 4 L6 family member 19 — MACSRTCSQVLGLSLGTTALFAAAANTVLLLPNWDVTYLLRGLIGRHAMLGSGLWGGGLMVLTAATLISLTGWRYGCFSKSGPCQSMLTALLSSGLAFLGALICFITSGVALKDGPFCMFDVSSFNQTQAWKHGYPFKDLQNRNYLYDHSLWNSVCLEPSKAVMWHVCFFSALLCISLLQILLVVIHFINSFLGLFCSLCEK, encoded by the exons ATGGCATGCTCACGGACCTGCTCCCAAGTACTGGGGCTGAGCCTCGGGACTACAGCCCTGtttgctgctgcagccaacacAGTGCTCCTCCTTCCTAACTGGGATGTGACCTACCTGTTGAGGGGCCTCATTGGCAGGCATGCCAtgctgggctctgggctctggggAGGAGGCCTCATG gtTCTCACTGCAGCTACCCTCATCTCCTTGACGGGCTGGAGATATGGCTGCTTCAGTAAGAGTGGGCCCTGCCAAAGT ATGCTTACTGCTCTGTTGTCAAGTGGCCTGGCTTTTCTTGGGGCCTTGATTTGCTTTATCACTTCTGGAGTAGCCCTGAAAGATGGTCCTTTTTGCATGTTCGATGTTTCGTCCTTCAATCAGACACAGGCTTGGAAACATGGTTACCCATTCAAAGACCTGCAAAACAG GAATTATTTGTATGACCATTCACTCTGGAATTCTGTCTGCCTGGAGCCTTCTAAAGCTGTCATGTGGCACGTGTGCTTCTTCTCTGCCCTTCTGTGCATCAGCCTCCTCCAGATTCTCCTGGTGGTCATTCATTTCATCAACAGCTTCCTGGGCCTTTTCTGCAGCCTCTGTGAGAAGTAA